A DNA window from Mycolicibacter hiberniae contains the following coding sequences:
- a CDS encoding MlaE family ABC transporter permease, translating into MVGGFFRMCALTARALFVRPFQWRETLQQGWFITSVAIIPTIAVAIPLTVLLVFTLNILLAQFGAADVSGAGAGIAAVTQLGPLVTVLVVAGAGSTAICADLGARTIREEIDAMEVLGIDPIHRLVVPRVIAATVVALLLNALVIVIGLAGGFLFGVYLQNVSGGAYLSTLTLLTGLPEVIISTVKASVFGLIAGLVGCYRGLTVRGGSKGLGTAVNETVVLCVLALFAVNVVLTTIGVKFGTGT; encoded by the coding sequence ATGGTCGGCGGTTTCTTCCGGATGTGTGCCCTGACTGCCCGGGCCCTGTTCGTCCGGCCCTTCCAGTGGCGCGAGACGCTGCAACAGGGCTGGTTCATCACCAGCGTCGCCATCATCCCGACCATCGCGGTCGCCATCCCGCTGACCGTGCTGCTGGTCTTCACGCTCAATATCTTGTTGGCGCAGTTCGGTGCCGCAGATGTGTCCGGTGCCGGCGCAGGTATCGCGGCCGTCACCCAGTTGGGGCCGCTGGTCACCGTGCTGGTGGTTGCCGGCGCCGGGTCTACCGCGATCTGCGCCGACCTGGGGGCCCGGACCATTCGCGAGGAGATCGACGCGATGGAGGTCCTCGGTATCGACCCCATCCATCGCCTGGTGGTCCCCAGGGTGATCGCCGCGACCGTGGTGGCCCTGCTGCTCAACGCGCTGGTGATCGTGATCGGCCTGGCCGGCGGCTTCCTGTTCGGTGTCTATCTGCAGAACGTGTCCGGCGGCGCCTACCTGTCGACGTTGACTCTGCTGACCGGGTTGCCCGAGGTGATCATCTCGACGGTGAAGGCGAGTGTGTTCGGACTCATCGCCGGCTTAGTCGGTTGCTATCGAGGTCTTACCGTCCGAGGCGGATCCAAAGGCCTGGGCACCGCCGTGAACGAGACCGTCGTGCTGTGCGTGCTTGCGTTGTTCGCCGTGAACGTGGTGCTGACCACCATCGGCGTGAAGTTCGGAACGGGGACCTGA